In Sorghum bicolor cultivar BTx623 chromosome 8, Sorghum_bicolor_NCBIv3, whole genome shotgun sequence, one genomic interval encodes:
- the LOC8155362 gene encoding pentatricopeptide repeat-containing protein At4g18840 has product MVAVAREVFDGMLMRDEVSWSTVVGGYVKEGELEVALGVFKNMVVQGVKANEAAIVTALSAAAQLGLLEQGKFVHEVVKRAGVAMSMNLGAALVDMYSKCGSVAAAKEVFDVMPKRDVFAWNSMICGLATHGLGHDAVQLFEKFVSEGFCPTSITFVGVLNACSRTGLVDEGRWYLKLMAEKYGIESEMEHYGCMFDLLSRAVLFRRPLN; this is encoded by the coding sequence ATGGTGGCGGTTGCACGGGAGGTGTTCGATGGAATGCTGATGAGGGACGAGGTTTCTTGGAGTACGGTGGTAGGAGGTTATGTAaaggaaggggagctggaggtcgcGCTGGGAGTGTTTAAGAATATGGTGGTGCAGGGGGTGAAGGCAAATGAAGCGGCAATAGTGACAGCACTGTCAGCAGCTGCACAGCTGGGGCTGCTTGAGCAGGGGAAGTTTGTGCATGAAGTGGTCAAGAGAGCAGGAGTAGCAATGAGTATGAACTTAGGTGCTGCACTTGTTGATATGTATTCCAAGTGTGGAAGTGTGGCAGCGGCAAAGGAAGTTTTTGATGTCATGCCTAAGAGGGATGTGTTTGCTTGGAACTCCATGATCTGCGGGCTTGCTACCCATGGATTGGGGCATGATGCAGTCCAGCTCTTTGAGAAGTTTGTCAGTGAGGGGTTTTGCCCTACAAGCATCACATTTGTGGGGGTGCTGAATGCCTGCAGCCGTACGGGCCTTGTTGATGAAGGGCGGTGGTATTTGAAGCTGATGGCAGAGAAATATGGCATTGAGTCAGAGATGGAGCATTACGGATGCATGTTTGATCTTTTGAGTCGTGCGGTCTTGTTCAGGAGGCCATTGAATTGA